A genomic segment from Paenibacillus sp. FSL K6-1096 encodes:
- a CDS encoding lasso peptide biosynthesis B2 protein has protein sequence MKHEKAALALIPEALWRLLLVRIQLLFPFARTAPQLGVKSLETPAVSDEADLPRIRQITTAIRLISRYTPWKSTCMVRAVAGLKMLEKRGIESTLYMGVARDKQGQMIAHAWLRSGSSYVSGDDAMQGFVVVEKFAKVLQAE, from the coding sequence TTGAAACATGAAAAGGCCGCGCTGGCGCTGATTCCCGAGGCGTTATGGCGGCTTTTGCTGGTCCGCATCCAGCTGTTGTTCCCCTTCGCCCGGACGGCCCCGCAGCTTGGGGTGAAATCCCTGGAGACCCCTGCGGTCTCCGATGAAGCGGATCTTCCCCGCATCCGGCAGATTACCACCGCCATCCGGCTGATCAGCCGCTATACTCCCTGGAAAAGTACCTGTATGGTCCGGGCCGTGGCCGGTCTTAAGATGCTGGAGAAGCGGGGAATTGAGAGCACCCTCTATATGGGGGTAGCGCGCGACAAGCAGGGCCAGATGATTGCCCATGCCTGGCTGCGCAGCGGGTCAAGCTATGTCTCCGGGGACGATGCGATGCAGGGCTTCGTTGTCGTGGAGAAGTTCGCCAAGGTGTTACAAGCCGAGTAA
- a CDS encoding ABC transporter ATP-binding protein — protein MQAIIYYVRQLQRLSGVKLYLNLLGMVISGLLESSAILLLVPMLGMAGLELGGSAAAAARLPGIGFIQELPQSTALLLVLGSYVLIILCQNLISRSVAIRNVEIQQTYGRQLRYEVYSALLRAEWSFFLRKRTSDLINMMTTELARVLAGISGFLQFLTSLLFTLVQIGFAFWLSPKMTLAVLVCAALLSIFSRRFIRKAKRLGSRSTELGKTYLGGITDQLNGIKDIKSNNLEQSRLDWLHAFTGEVKQEQLDYTRLRSNSQLLYKLSSTLLIAVFIFVSFRFMHVEGPSLLLVILVFTRLWPTFSTLQALLEQLASVLPSFRQLQQLQDECLAAAEHEGGAPVQPMTLQDGLEARDVDFRYQPDEPEYSLQAVNVRIPARKMTAIVGRSGAGKSTLVDLLMGLMQPERGEILADGEPITGERLLAYRRSIGYVAQDPFLYNATIRDNLMMIKPDAAEAELWEALEFASSADFVRRLPDGLDTLLGDRGVRLSGGERQRLVLARAIIRKPSILVLDEATSALDTENEQRIQEALERLKASVTVIVIAHRLSTIRGADQILVIDQGRVIQQGVYSGLASEKGGMFSRLLKGQEEAG, from the coding sequence ATGCAAGCGATCATCTATTATGTCCGGCAGCTTCAGCGGCTGTCCGGGGTGAAGCTGTACCTTAATCTGCTGGGCATGGTCATCAGCGGCCTGCTGGAGAGCTCGGCCATTCTGCTGCTGGTGCCGATGCTGGGCATGGCCGGGCTTGAGCTGGGCGGCTCGGCGGCAGCGGCGGCAAGGCTGCCGGGAATTGGCTTCATCCAGGAGCTGCCGCAATCTACGGCGCTGCTGCTGGTGCTGGGCAGCTATGTGCTGATTATCCTCTGCCAGAACCTGATCTCACGGTCCGTAGCCATCCGCAATGTGGAGATTCAGCAGACCTACGGCCGGCAGCTGCGGTATGAGGTGTATAGCGCGTTGCTGCGGGCGGAATGGTCTTTTTTTCTGCGGAAGCGCACCTCCGATCTGATCAATATGATGACTACGGAGCTGGCGAGAGTCCTGGCGGGCATCAGCGGCTTCCTGCAGTTCCTCACCTCGCTGCTGTTCACCCTGGTGCAGATCGGCTTCGCCTTCTGGCTGTCCCCCAAAATGACGCTTGCCGTCCTCGTCTGCGCCGCGTTGCTGTCCATCTTCTCCCGGCGGTTCATCCGCAAGGCCAAGCGGCTGGGCAGCCGCAGCACTGAGCTGGGCAAGACGTATCTGGGCGGAATCACGGACCAACTGAACGGCATCAAGGATATCAAAAGCAATAATCTGGAGCAATCCCGGCTGGACTGGCTGCACGCCTTCACCGGGGAGGTGAAGCAGGAGCAGCTCGACTACACGCGCCTGCGTTCCAACTCCCAGCTCTTATACAAGCTGTCGTCCACCCTGCTGATTGCTGTATTTATCTTCGTCTCCTTCCGGTTCATGCATGTAGAGGGCCCGAGTCTGCTGCTGGTCATACTGGTCTTCACCCGGCTGTGGCCGACCTTCTCCACGCTGCAGGCGCTGCTGGAGCAGCTGGCCTCGGTCCTGCCGTCGTTCCGGCAGCTCCAGCAGCTGCAGGATGAATGTCTGGCTGCTGCCGAGCATGAGGGGGGAGCGCCTGTGCAGCCGATGACGCTGCAGGATGGCCTGGAGGCCAGAGACGTCGATTTCCGGTATCAGCCGGATGAGCCGGAGTATTCGCTGCAAGCAGTGAATGTGCGGATTCCGGCCCGGAAGATGACGGCGATTGTCGGACGCTCGGGCGCAGGCAAAAGCACGCTCGTCGATCTGCTCATGGGGCTGATGCAGCCGGAGCGCGGGGAGATTCTCGCGGACGGCGAGCCGATCACCGGGGAGCGGCTGCTCGCCTACCGCCGATCCATCGGGTACGTGGCGCAGGACCCGTTCCTGTACAACGCCACCATCCGCGACAATCTGATGATGATCAAGCCGGATGCGGCGGAGGCGGAGCTGTGGGAGGCGCTGGAATTCGCCTCCTCGGCCGACTTCGTCCGCAGGCTGCCGGACGGGCTGGATACGCTGCTGGGTGACCGCGGCGTCCGCCTGTCAGGCGGCGAGCGGCAGCGCCTGGTGCTGGCGCGCGCCATTATCCGCAAGCCGTCGATCCTGGTGCTCGATGAGGCGACCAGCGCGCTCGACACCGAGAACGAGCAGCGGATTCAGGAGGCGCTGGAGCGGCTGAAGGCCTCGGTGACGGTCATCGTCATCGCCCACCGCCTGTCCACGATCCGGGGAGCGGACCAGATCCTGGTCATTGACCAGGGCCGGGTCATCCAGCAGGGCGTGTACAGCGGCCTGGCCTCGGAGAAGGGCGGGATGTTCAGCCGGTTGCTCAAGGGGCAGGAGGAGGCTGGATAG
- a CDS encoding nucleotidyltransferase family protein: protein MTNRNTLDQGSLSKEVQLILALLNSGSLDETAQKHPQLFTDLNWDLFIELNRHHRVYPYLYPRLSKMETQAVPAEMLERLKWEYRRNTVQMLQLSGEMSNIASHLAELNIRCIFLKGPVLGQELYGDLSQRTSRDLDFLVPIDQLEDAETLLIRLGYEKEDKFESLLGDWKWREHHTTFIHPVSRINVELHWRLGPGPAKEPGFDALWRQSRTSPHFGQNVHYLGPEDLFMFLAVHGARHAWSRLRWLHDIKMLLLGKQPPDPALLTRLLERYSHSAVAGQTLILAAELLETPVDPALSPLMDNPKARKLARDVLFYLPRIVNLNTPPLEPEVEQHFSRYLPSILSPRNRLLRSAGFLYPYAADAKTLPLPKPLHFLYFPLRPVLWSWRKVTGVEKEM, encoded by the coding sequence ATGACTAACCGGAATACCCTTGATCAGGGGAGCTTATCCAAGGAAGTACAACTTATTCTTGCACTGCTGAATTCCGGGAGCCTGGATGAAACGGCACAGAAGCATCCGCAGCTGTTTACAGACCTGAACTGGGACTTATTTATCGAGCTTAACCGGCATCACCGCGTGTATCCTTACCTCTACCCCAGACTCAGCAAAATGGAGACGCAGGCGGTTCCTGCCGAGATGCTGGAGCGGCTGAAATGGGAGTACCGCCGGAATACGGTGCAGATGCTCCAGCTCAGCGGCGAGATGAGCAATATCGCGAGCCACCTGGCTGAGCTGAACATCCGCTGCATCTTCCTCAAGGGTCCGGTGCTCGGTCAGGAGCTGTACGGCGATCTCTCGCAGCGGACCTCGCGCGACCTCGACTTCCTGGTGCCGATTGATCAGCTGGAGGATGCGGAGACTCTGCTGATCCGGCTCGGGTATGAGAAGGAAGACAAATTCGAGAGCCTGCTGGGCGACTGGAAATGGCGGGAGCACCATACCACGTTCATCCATCCTGTCAGCAGGATCAACGTGGAGCTGCACTGGAGGCTGGGCCCGGGACCGGCGAAGGAGCCGGGATTCGACGCGCTGTGGAGACAATCGCGGACAAGTCCCCACTTCGGCCAGAATGTCCATTACTTAGGGCCGGAGGATCTGTTCATGTTCCTGGCGGTCCATGGTGCAAGACATGCCTGGTCCCGGCTGAGATGGCTGCACGACATCAAGATGCTGCTGCTGGGCAAGCAGCCGCCTGATCCTGCGCTGCTGACGCGCCTCCTGGAGCGCTACAGCCATAGCGCCGTGGCCGGCCAGACGCTCATTCTGGCCGCTGAGCTGCTGGAGACGCCGGTTGACCCGGCGCTGTCTCCGCTGATGGACAACCCCAAGGCCCGCAAGCTGGCCCGTGATGTGCTGTTCTACCTCCCGCGGATTGTCAATCTGAACACTCCGCCGCTGGAACCGGAGGTCGAGCAGCATTTCAGCCGGTATCTGCCGAGCATCCTGTCCCCCCGGAACCGGCTGCTCCGCTCTGCGGGCTTCCTGTATCCGTATGCGGCGGATGCCAAGACCCTGCCGCTGCCGAAGCCGCTGCATTTCCTGTATTTCCCGCTGCGGCCGGTGCTCTGGAGCTGGCGTAAGGTGACAGGTGTGGAGAAGGAGATGTAG
- a CDS encoding sugar ABC transporter permease, which produces MKKLKTTGIHNHHPAGYLFIAPSMMGITLFYLVPALMSLVMMFTDYSFMNKGDIQFVGLDNFRRLAGDASFHNSVLKTLIFLLTVPVSLIVAFPVAYILNRSVYWTKLLRTLYFLPYIMNGVAIAFVWMLLFHPSLGPINGALRLIGIADPPGWLSESSTAIYALCIIQIWIMVGYNMIIYLSSLQEVPKELLEAATIDGARLWHSIRYITVPLVSPTTFLLLITGFISAIKTFGIIQATTAGGPGEGSNVLSLYIYKTAFRYYEMGYASAVSWMLFAIVMLIMLVNWAGQRRWVHY; this is translated from the coding sequence TTGAAAAAGCTAAAAACAACCGGCATTCATAACCATCACCCGGCCGGTTATTTATTTATCGCCCCCAGCATGATGGGGATTACGCTGTTCTATCTTGTGCCCGCCCTGATGTCGCTGGTCATGATGTTCACGGATTATTCCTTCATGAACAAGGGGGACATCCAGTTCGTCGGGCTGGATAACTTCCGGCGGCTGGCGGGAGATGCTTCCTTCCATAACTCTGTCCTGAAGACGCTGATCTTCCTGCTGACCGTTCCGGTTTCGCTGATTGTGGCTTTTCCGGTCGCCTATATTCTGAACAGAAGCGTCTATTGGACCAAGCTGCTGCGTACGCTGTACTTCCTGCCGTATATCATGAACGGGGTCGCCATCGCCTTCGTCTGGATGCTGCTCTTCCATCCCAGCCTTGGCCCCATTAACGGAGCGCTCCGGCTGATTGGGATTGCCGACCCGCCGGGCTGGCTGTCCGAGAGCAGTACGGCGATCTACGCGTTATGCATCATTCAGATCTGGATCATGGTCGGGTACAACATGATTATTTATCTCTCCAGCCTTCAGGAGGTGCCGAAGGAGCTGCTGGAGGCAGCGACCATCGACGGGGCCCGGCTGTGGCATTCCATCCGTTATATCACGGTGCCGCTGGTATCACCGACTACGTTCCTGCTGCTGATTACAGGGTTCATCTCGGCCATCAAGACGTTCGGCATCATTCAGGCCACCACCGCCGGAGGACCGGGCGAAGGCAGCAATGTGCTGTCGCTCTACATTTACAAGACCGCCTTCCGCTACTACGAAATGGGCTACGCTTCTGCCGTGTCCTGGATGCTGTTCGCCATTGTCATGCTGATTATGCTTGTCAATTGGGCAGGCCAGCGCCGCTGGGTTCATTATTAA
- a CDS encoding carbohydrate ABC transporter permease — MTALGLLLLLPFFWMISTSFKTPLEVFEFPIQWIPQHPVWKHHVNVWTGTGSFALLYMNSLKISVLSTLGAVTFAALAAYGFSRIQFRGREPLFLVYLSMMMIPPQILFVPRFVLFNWMGIYNTHWALILPGAFTIFGVFLLRQFFITVPHEISEAALIDGAGHFRIFTRVILPLAKAPLATLTILDFSWHWNDYENALIFLVDKNLYTVPLGLQNFVLENSVDYNGMMAAATAAMIPMIVVFLAGQKFIIQGIASGAVKG; from the coding sequence ATGACCGCTTTGGGTCTGCTGCTGCTGCTGCCCTTTTTCTGGATGATCTCCACCTCATTCAAAACACCGCTGGAGGTGTTCGAATTCCCGATTCAGTGGATTCCGCAGCATCCGGTCTGGAAGCACCACGTGAATGTATGGACCGGAACGGGGAGCTTCGCGCTGCTCTATATGAATTCCCTGAAAATCTCCGTCTTGTCGACCCTGGGCGCCGTAACATTTGCTGCTCTGGCCGCCTACGGATTCTCGCGGATTCAGTTCCGCGGACGGGAGCCGCTTTTCCTGGTCTATCTATCCATGATGATGATCCCGCCGCAGATTCTGTTCGTGCCAAGGTTCGTGCTGTTCAACTGGATGGGCATTTACAACACCCATTGGGCGCTGATTCTGCCGGGGGCATTCACCATCTTCGGCGTGTTCCTGCTGCGCCAGTTCTTTATCACCGTGCCCCATGAGATCAGTGAGGCTGCTCTGATCGACGGTGCCGGACATTTCCGCATCTTCACCCGGGTCATTCTGCCACTGGCGAAGGCCCCGCTGGCCACGCTGACGATCCTTGATTTCTCCTGGCACTGGAATGATTACGAGAACGCCCTGATCTTCCTGGTGGACAAGAATCTGTACACGGTGCCGCTGGGACTGCAGAACTTCGTGCTGGAGAATTCGGTCGATTACAACGGCATGATGGCCGCAGCTACAGCCGCCATGATTCCGATGATTGTGGTCTTCCTGGCCGGACAGAAGTTCATTATTCAAGGCATTGCCAGCGGGGCGGTCAAGGGGTAG
- a CDS encoding FAD-dependent oxidoreductase, protein MNVQITEKYDIVVVGGGLAGFSAAVAAARQGAQVCLVQDRPVFGGNSSSEIRVSPHGAACFHAYARETGIISELLIEERAVNHEWITENGWTNSVWDMTMYDMAVRTPGLTFHLNTALLDLTMEHERKIHAVRCRTAGAETELLIEAEQFIDCTGDGVLADLAGCEWRMGSEGKDEFGEPHAPEQANREVMGNSIHFKAKDMGRPVPFVLPDWAIRYEDASFFYDQGRKPYDIRSGYWWLEIGIPWHTIHDAETIRHELTRHTLGVWDWIKNRDPQTRELAANYALDWIGQVPGKRESRRIMGKYLMTEHDPAGRTVFEDEIAFGGWFLDLHTPGGLLAPTSEPSSAEHYDQTTDYAVKSYCGPYGIPLRICMSKDVDNLMMAGRNVSVTHAALGTVRVMGTTALMGQAAGIAAAIAATEQLSADELLATRVPHIQQQLLRDGCFLPNVINEDPLDLARLAAVTASSEALLYGVGPGSSGTAEHLVDWTETKPQAPVLPVQPYDRDRLNRRTGQWIAVGDRPVRQLEVCLTNSSGAVQQVKGYLYAVESIWDYRTEPGRPVAELEFIVPEGEERWVSVPLDLEPGSDFPAFSYLRLDLLAHSGVAWIKAGTVIPGHASAYEIGGGKMRSLKENRSFRLEPPQNCYAAHQVTSGVTRPYRAANLWRSNPQEPLEQWLELSWEQPQEVHTVELSFPGHLFHEYHNYPPLYRDPQCVRDYSIQLWQDGCWIEAARVKDNYQRRNTVTLTPASGSFTADRLRVVIHGTNGDASAAIYEIRCY, encoded by the coding sequence ATGAACGTTCAAATTACAGAAAAGTATGACATCGTGGTGGTGGGAGGCGGTCTGGCCGGCTTCTCGGCCGCTGTCGCCGCCGCACGCCAGGGCGCACAGGTGTGCCTGGTCCAGGACCGGCCGGTATTTGGAGGCAATTCCTCCTCCGAGATCCGCGTATCGCCCCATGGGGCGGCTTGCTTCCATGCCTATGCCCGGGAGACCGGCATTATCTCCGAGCTGCTGATTGAGGAACGGGCCGTTAACCATGAGTGGATTACCGAGAACGGCTGGACCAACAGCGTATGGGATATGACGATGTACGACATGGCCGTGCGAACCCCCGGCTTAACCTTTCATTTGAATACCGCGCTGCTTGACCTGACGATGGAGCATGAGCGCAAGATTCACGCCGTGCGGTGCCGGACCGCAGGCGCGGAGACTGAGCTCCTGATCGAAGCGGAGCAGTTCATTGACTGCACCGGAGACGGCGTGCTCGCGGACCTGGCAGGCTGTGAATGGCGGATGGGCAGCGAGGGCAAGGATGAATTCGGCGAGCCGCACGCCCCGGAGCAGGCGAACCGGGAAGTGATGGGCAATTCCATTCATTTCAAGGCGAAGGATATGGGACGCCCCGTGCCGTTCGTGCTGCCGGACTGGGCCATCCGCTATGAGGATGCCAGCTTCTTTTATGACCAGGGCCGCAAGCCCTACGATATCCGTAGCGGCTACTGGTGGCTGGAGATCGGGATTCCCTGGCACACGATCCATGATGCGGAGACCATCCGCCATGAGCTGACCCGCCACACGCTGGGCGTGTGGGACTGGATCAAGAACCGTGACCCGCAGACCCGGGAGCTGGCCGCGAACTATGCGCTGGACTGGATCGGCCAGGTGCCTGGTAAGCGGGAGAGCCGGCGCATCATGGGGAAATACCTGATGACCGAGCATGATCCGGCAGGGCGCACCGTCTTTGAGGACGAGATCGCCTTCGGCGGATGGTTCCTTGACCTGCATACCCCCGGCGGCCTGCTGGCGCCGACCAGTGAGCCCAGCAGTGCAGAGCATTATGACCAGACCACCGACTATGCGGTCAAAAGCTATTGCGGTCCTTACGGCATCCCGCTGCGCATCTGCATGTCCAAGGATGTAGACAACCTGATGATGGCAGGCCGCAACGTCAGCGTCACGCATGCCGCTCTGGGCACGGTGCGGGTGATGGGCACAACGGCGCTGATGGGGCAGGCGGCAGGCATCGCGGCAGCGATTGCCGCAACGGAACAGCTGAGTGCCGATGAACTGCTGGCTACCCGTGTTCCGCACATTCAGCAGCAGCTGCTCCGGGACGGCTGCTTCCTGCCAAATGTTATTAATGAAGATCCGCTGGACCTTGCCCGGCTGGCTGCGGTTACCGCAAGCAGTGAAGCGCTGCTCTACGGCGTAGGCCCCGGATCCTCGGGAACGGCCGAGCATCTCGTGGATTGGACAGAGACGAAGCCGCAAGCGCCGGTACTGCCGGTGCAGCCTTATGACCGGGACCGGCTGAACCGGCGGACAGGGCAGTGGATCGCTGTAGGTGACCGTCCGGTGAGACAGCTGGAGGTCTGTCTCACCAATTCATCCGGTGCCGTGCAGCAGGTTAAGGGATATCTGTATGCGGTGGAGAGCATCTGGGATTACCGCACGGAACCGGGCCGGCCGGTGGCAGAGCTGGAGTTCATCGTGCCCGAGGGAGAAGAGCGATGGGTCAGTGTGCCGCTTGATCTGGAGCCGGGCAGCGACTTCCCGGCATTCTCCTACCTGCGGCTGGATCTGCTGGCGCACAGCGGGGTGGCCTGGATCAAGGCCGGAACAGTCATCCCGGGCCATGCCTCGGCCTACGAGATCGGCGGCGGCAAGATGCGCAGCCTTAAGGAGAACCGCAGCTTCCGGCTGGAGCCGCCGCAGAACTGCTATGCTGCGCACCAGGTGACCAGCGGAGTGACCCGCCCTTACCGCGCAGCCAATCTGTGGCGCTCCAATCCGCAGGAGCCGCTGGAGCAGTGGCTGGAGCTGAGCTGGGAGCAGCCGCAGGAAGTGCATACGGTGGAGCTCAGCTTCCCGGGGCATCTGTTCCACGAATATCATAACTACCCGCCGTTGTACCGTGATCCGCAGTGCGTGAGAGACTACAGCATCCAGCTCTGGCAGGACGGCTGCTGGATCGAGGCAGCCAGGGTCAAGGACAACTACCAGCGCCGCAATACCGTTACGTTAACACCGGCCTCCGGCAGCTTTACTGCAGATCGGCTGCGGGTAGTGATCCACGGGACGAACGGCGATGCATCAGCAGCCATATATGAAATCCGCTGTTATTAA
- a CDS encoding histidine kinase — MIKRIRWPGGLKYRIFTAYLLLVIIPFSLLCLIGFQQIEQILKQQQVEQNKREMGSFREDLLDLAGLMTRSLILINQNPSLEQYLSPDSPHSPFTAMREINRNLDSLANSFFLSTPSVFLTVTDRAGHAYYNYTSRTPIDGMAVYNEITAGLQGQSGPASYYWKVADSYVSKEIASGSKLLTIDSLLLDAGSEPYGSVRISMDHRQWLRQWAGTADPQAAYLVLGDGGELIYRSVEDAQIPGELARRFQEEFRLYPDKLADLTSEREQALYLASYMPSLKWTLIKKISLEQVFAGTNAIKRTALISLVVLTLVFIAATLLISSNVTKPLHKLRDQMSRAADQELRVTIPTTGYGGEILQLLTSFNRMIADIGTLIYRLKVEERQKESVRFQILVSQMDPHFLLNTLNMIKSQALKNKDSTTFDICVSLGLLLETSLNTELDLIPLGQELGFMEAYMHIQNIRFGNRYHLDVEYDSSLYYALVPKFTLQPLVENAIIHGFADTASGGQITVNIHASGRELVMLVMDNGAGPEAARQAAAKATVRRSRKGIGLSNIRERLELLYRGQASLTITRSAEEHLTVVEIRTPLLVSEPYAKGESDHV; from the coding sequence ATGATCAAGAGAATAAGGTGGCCCGGTGGCCTGAAATACCGCATTTTTACGGCCTATCTGCTGCTGGTCATTATTCCGTTCTCGCTGCTCTGCCTGATCGGCTTCCAGCAGATTGAGCAGATTCTGAAGCAGCAGCAGGTTGAACAGAACAAGCGGGAGATGGGCAGCTTCCGGGAGGACCTGCTGGATCTGGCCGGACTGATGACCCGGTCACTCATTCTGATTAACCAGAATCCTTCGCTGGAGCAGTATCTAAGCCCGGATTCGCCCCATTCTCCGTTCACGGCCATGCGCGAAATCAACCGCAATCTGGATTCCCTGGCGAACTCCTTTTTCCTGTCCACGCCGTCCGTCTTCCTGACCGTCACGGACCGGGCCGGACATGCTTATTACAATTACACTTCGCGCACGCCCATCGACGGGATGGCTGTCTATAACGAGATCACCGCCGGGCTTCAGGGACAGAGCGGTCCGGCCTCTTATTACTGGAAGGTGGCGGACAGCTATGTCTCCAAGGAGATTGCTTCGGGCAGCAAGCTGCTGACCATTGATTCCCTGCTGCTGGATGCCGGATCTGAGCCGTACGGCTCGGTAAGAATCAGCATGGATCACAGACAATGGCTGAGGCAGTGGGCCGGTACGGCCGATCCCCAGGCAGCCTATCTTGTACTCGGCGACGGTGGAGAGCTGATCTACCGCAGCGTGGAGGATGCTCAGATCCCGGGTGAGCTGGCCCGCCGGTTCCAGGAGGAATTCCGCCTCTACCCGGATAAGCTGGCCGATCTGACCAGCGAACGCGAGCAAGCGCTGTACCTGGCCAGTTATATGCCTTCCCTGAAGTGGACGCTGATCAAAAAAATCTCGCTGGAGCAGGTCTTCGCCGGCACCAACGCGATCAAACGCACGGCGCTCATCTCCCTGGTAGTGCTCACGCTGGTGTTCATTGCGGCTACGCTGCTGATTTCCTCTAACGTGACCAAGCCGCTGCATAAGCTGCGCGATCAGATGAGCCGGGCCGCTGACCAGGAGCTGCGGGTGACGATCCCCACCACCGGCTACGGGGGGGAGATTCTTCAGCTGCTGACCAGCTTCAACCGGATGATAGCCGATATCGGAACACTGATCTACCGGCTCAAAGTGGAGGAGCGCCAGAAGGAATCGGTCCGGTTCCAGATCCTCGTCTCCCAGATGGACCCGCATTTTCTGCTGAATACACTGAATATGATCAAGAGCCAGGCGCTCAAAAACAAAGACAGCACCACCTTCGACATCTGTGTCTCGCTCGGGCTGCTGCTGGAGACCAGTCTCAATACGGAGCTGGATCTCATTCCGCTGGGGCAGGAGCTGGGCTTCATGGAGGCTTATATGCACATCCAGAATATCCGCTTCGGCAACCGTTATCATCTGGATGTGGAGTACGACTCTTCGCTGTACTACGCCCTGGTCCCCAAGTTCACGCTGCAGCCGCTGGTGGAGAACGCCATTATACACGGCTTCGCTGACACGGCGTCCGGCGGGCAGATTACCGTGAACATTCATGCCAGCGGGAGGGAACTGGTCATGCTTGTGATGGACAACGGTGCGGGCCCCGAAGCTGCCCGGCAAGCCGCTGCCAAGGCAACTGTCCGGCGGAGCCGCAAAGGGATCGGGCTGAGCAATATCCGGGAGAGACTGGAGCTGCTGTATAGAGGCCAGGCCTCCTTAACGATCACCCGCAGCGCGGAAGAACACCTGACGGTTGTCGAGATCCGCACGCCGCTGCTGGTATCCGAACCTTATGCCAAAGGAGAATCAGACCATGTATAG
- a CDS encoding helix-turn-helix domain-containing protein, with the protein MYSVYLVEDEVFARDMVKHLIAWEKYGFVIEGEYANGAEAMEAMKQSPPDIVITDIVMPVLDGIELLRRSREAGWECPFIMLTCMSEFDYAQQALELGAIGYVLKLSLRPERLIALLERARAGLEQRDKWRKLSAIGDTALLAEAGTAGGQTGHPQIDRIIEYISEHYARDHTLGELARLVNMEQTYVSNLFKKKTGLTLTNFTQKVRIEAAVHQLLHTSLPVSAISCACGFSNDNYFNKVFKRWTGKTPSDFRRS; encoded by the coding sequence ATGTATAGTGTCTACCTGGTAGAAGATGAAGTGTTCGCCCGGGATATGGTGAAGCATCTCATTGCGTGGGAGAAATACGGCTTTGTCATCGAAGGCGAGTATGCGAACGGGGCGGAGGCCATGGAAGCCATGAAGCAAAGCCCTCCCGACATTGTGATTACCGATATTGTTATGCCTGTCCTGGACGGAATTGAGCTGCTGCGCCGCAGCCGCGAAGCCGGCTGGGAATGTCCGTTCATCATGCTGACCTGCATGTCGGAGTTCGATTATGCCCAGCAGGCACTGGAGCTTGGCGCCATAGGCTACGTGCTGAAGCTCTCTCTGCGGCCGGAGCGGCTGATTGCGCTGCTGGAGCGGGCGCGGGCGGGGCTGGAGCAGCGGGACAAGTGGCGGAAGCTCAGTGCCATCGGAGACACCGCTCTGCTTGCCGAAGCCGGAACTGCCGGGGGCCAGACGGGGCATCCGCAGATTGACCGCATTATTGAGTATATATCCGAGCATTATGCGCGGGACCATACTCTTGGCGAGCTTGCCCGCCTTGTTAACATGGAACAGACCTACGTCAGCAATCTGTTCAAGAAGAAAACCGGGCTCACCCTCACCAATTTCACGCAAAAAGTCAGAATCGAAGCGGCAGTCCATCAGCTGCTGCACACCAGCCTGCCGGTCTCGGCGATCTCCTGTGCGTGCGGCTTCTCGAACGATAATTACTTCAATAAAGTGTTCAAGCGCTGGACGGGCAAAACCCCGAGCGACTTCCGCCGCTCTTAA